From the genome of Chloroflexota bacterium, one region includes:
- a CDS encoding DUF1501 domain-containing protein: MSVTLSRRTLLKSGIIALGALSWPAWMPRIAFAAPDAAPKGDTLVCVFQRGGMDGLNAVVPHGEAAYYAARDSLAIPQPKAGNPASAIDLNGFFGLHPNLRPFKELYDAQKLAIIDAVGSPDPTHSHFDAMDFMERGTPGEKAIPTGWLARHLQVMAGDNQSPFRAVGMGSIVQAALRGPVPATALQSIAQFHLNGNAQEVAKIQSGLASLYQGDDFVDVQGTTTLQAMDLLSRITASKYEPANGAKYPDTGFGKSLMAVAQLIKAELGVEVACVDIGGWDTHAGEGGADGGELPRLLSEFAQGIHAFYMDMGDRMNRTTIVSMSEFGRRLQENNSKGTDHGHGNVMFVMGGNIRGGQVYGDWPGLARDKLYGPGDLAITTDFRDVLGEIVKNRLGNAKLDAIFPGYKDYKFRNLTTPLTAQNVLPHPAELAARMAAPVGG; encoded by the coding sequence ATGTCTGTCACACTGTCACGCCGCACGTTGCTGAAGTCGGGCATCATCGCGCTCGGCGCGCTGTCGTGGCCCGCGTGGATGCCGCGCATTGCCTTCGCCGCGCCGGACGCCGCCCCGAAGGGCGACACGCTCGTCTGCGTCTTTCAGCGCGGCGGCATGGACGGCCTCAACGCCGTGGTGCCGCACGGCGAGGCCGCCTACTACGCCGCGCGCGATTCGCTCGCCATCCCGCAGCCGAAAGCGGGCAACCCGGCCAGCGCGATCGACCTGAACGGCTTCTTCGGCCTGCACCCGAACCTGCGGCCGTTCAAGGAGTTGTATGACGCGCAGAAGCTGGCGATCATCGACGCGGTCGGCTCGCCGGACCCGACGCATTCGCACTTCGACGCGATGGACTTCATGGAGCGCGGCACGCCGGGCGAGAAAGCGATCCCGACCGGCTGGCTGGCGCGGCACCTGCAGGTCATGGCCGGCGACAACCAGTCGCCGTTCCGCGCGGTCGGCATGGGCTCGATCGTGCAGGCGGCGCTGCGCGGCCCGGTGCCGGCGACGGCGCTGCAGAGCATCGCGCAGTTCCACCTGAACGGCAACGCCCAGGAAGTGGCGAAGATTCAGAGCGGGCTGGCATCGCTGTACCAGGGCGACGACTTCGTGGACGTGCAGGGCACGACGACCCTGCAAGCGATGGATCTGCTCTCCAGGATCACGGCGAGCAAATACGAGCCAGCCAACGGCGCGAAGTATCCCGACACCGGCTTCGGCAAGTCGCTGATGGCCGTCGCGCAGTTGATCAAAGCGGAGCTCGGCGTGGAGGTGGCGTGCGTCGATATCGGCGGCTGGGACACGCACGCCGGCGAGGGCGGCGCGGACGGCGGCGAACTGCCGCGTCTGCTGTCGGAGTTCGCGCAGGGCATCCACGCGTTCTACATGGACATGGGCGACCGCATGAACCGCACGACGATCGTCAGCATGTCGGAGTTCGGGCGCCGCCTGCAGGAGAACAACAGCAAGGGCACCGACCACGGGCACGGCAACGTGATGTTCGTGATGGGCGGCAACATTCGGGGCGGGCAGGTGTACGGCGACTGGCCGGGGCTGGCCAGGGACAAGCTGTACGGGCCGGGCGACCTCGCCATCACGACCGACTTCCGCGACGTGCTCGGCGAGATCGTGAAGAACCGGCTCGGCAACGCGAAGCTCGACGCGATCTTCCCGGGCTACAAGGACTACAAGTTCCGCAACCTGACGACGCCGTTGACGGCGCAGAACGTCCTGCCGCACCCGGCCGAGCTTGCAGCGCGCATGGCCGCGCCCGTCGGCGGCTAA
- a CDS encoding glycerophosphodiester phosphodiesterase — protein MPIPLLRAQTGRMLVESHRGADRLAPENSWTAIELGYKSGADFVEIDVQQTADSELVIYHNYRAPDGQLIRAMRRNDVSLVCAGENHLIGLDDLFEWAAGNDCRFALDIKNGFDFDRGVFARALALVEQYGFVGRAVFVAWDHAGLRFVKERNPQATTRAILRGRPVNLVDVVQAARADAVSLSYDLASAEDVQALHAAGIAVMVADLFEPDFGRVAALDADAVTYGDPILAIRALRELGAR, from the coding sequence ATGCCCATTCCCCTCCTTCGCGCGCAGACCGGGCGCATGCTCGTCGAGTCGCACCGCGGCGCGGACCGCCTCGCGCCTGAAAACTCGTGGACTGCCATCGAACTCGGCTACAAGTCCGGCGCGGACTTCGTCGAGATCGACGTGCAGCAGACCGCCGACAGCGAGTTGGTGATCTACCATAACTACCGCGCGCCGGATGGCCAGTTGATCCGCGCCATGCGCCGCAACGACGTCAGCCTCGTCTGCGCCGGCGAGAATCACCTGATCGGCCTGGACGACCTCTTTGAGTGGGCGGCCGGCAACGACTGCCGCTTCGCACTCGACATCAAGAACGGCTTTGACTTCGACCGCGGCGTCTTTGCGCGCGCGCTCGCCCTCGTTGAGCAGTACGGCTTCGTGGGGCGCGCGGTCTTCGTTGCATGGGACCATGCCGGCCTGCGCTTCGTGAAGGAGCGCAACCCGCAGGCGACGACGCGCGCCATCCTGCGCGGCCGGCCGGTCAACCTCGTGGACGTGGTGCAGGCGGCGCGCGCCGATGCCGTCAGCCTGTCGTATGACCTGGCCAGCGCGGAAGACGTGCAGGCGCTGCACGCGGCGGGCATCGCCGTCATGGTCGCCGACCTGTTCGAGCCGGACTTCGGGCGGGTCGCCGCGCTGGACGCCGACGCCGTGACGTACGGCGACCCGATCCTCGCGATCCGCGCCCTGCGCGAACTCGGCGCGCGTTAG
- a CDS encoding putative C-S lyase, with amino-acid sequence MSIDFDRIIDRRSTGTSEKWNRYPGDVIGMSIADMDFAAPDAVIEAIQARVQHPIFGYEWPLDARVKQVICERMARLYDWVIEPEQIVFLPDLVVGFNLVTRAVGAPGDGVLVQTPLFGPILKAPANQGRVLQSAPLRLVTQGSTVRYEIDFDVFEAAITPRTRLFILCHPHNPAGRDFTPDELRRMAAICERRNIVICSDEVHADLLLGGTQHTPIATIAPEVARRTVTLMAPTKTFNMPSLEFGFAIITDAALRAQMQAAWAGSVPHGNVLGLMAAIAAYTQGDEWLFALREYLTANRDALAAAVAAQLPGVRTTVPEATYLAWLDCRAAGITGSPWEFFLKQARVVFTDGEDFGPEGRGCVRLNFGTTRAVLNDALGRMQTALNGTRRG; translated from the coding sequence ATGTCCATCGACTTTGACCGCATCATCGACCGCCGCAGCACCGGCACCAGTGAGAAGTGGAACCGTTACCCCGGCGACGTGATCGGGATGTCGATCGCCGACATGGACTTCGCCGCGCCGGACGCCGTCATCGAGGCGATCCAGGCGCGCGTGCAACACCCGATCTTCGGCTACGAGTGGCCGCTGGATGCGCGCGTCAAGCAGGTGATCTGCGAGCGCATGGCGCGCCTGTACGATTGGGTGATCGAGCCGGAGCAGATCGTGTTCCTGCCGGATCTGGTCGTCGGTTTCAACCTGGTGACGCGCGCGGTCGGCGCACCGGGCGACGGCGTGCTCGTGCAGACGCCGCTGTTCGGCCCGATCCTGAAAGCGCCGGCCAACCAGGGCCGCGTGCTGCAATCCGCGCCGCTGCGCCTCGTGACGCAGGGCAGCACGGTGCGCTACGAGATCGATTTCGACGTGTTCGAGGCGGCGATCACGCCGCGCACGCGCCTGTTCATCCTCTGCCACCCGCACAACCCGGCCGGGCGCGACTTTACGCCGGACGAACTGCGGCGCATGGCGGCGATCTGCGAGCGGCGCAACATCGTCATCTGCTCGGACGAGGTGCATGCCGACCTGCTGCTCGGCGGAACGCAGCACACGCCGATCGCAACGATTGCGCCGGAGGTGGCGCGGCGCACGGTGACGCTGATGGCGCCGACCAAGACGTTCAACATGCCGTCGCTGGAGTTTGGCTTCGCCATCATCACCGATGCCGCGCTGCGCGCGCAGATGCAGGCCGCCTGGGCGGGCAGCGTGCCGCACGGCAACGTGCTCGGGCTGATGGCGGCGATTGCCGCGTACACGCAGGGCGACGAGTGGCTGTTCGCATTGCGTGAGTACCTGACCGCCAACCGCGATGCGCTCGCGGCCGCCGTCGCCGCGCAACTGCCCGGCGTGCGCACCACCGTGCCCGAGGCGACCTATCTGGCGTGGCTCGACTGCCGCGCGGCGGGCATTACGGGCAGCCCGTGGGAATTCTTCCTGAAGCAGGCGCGGGTAGTGTTCACCGACGGCGAGGACTTCGGCCCCGAGGGGCGCGGCTGCGTGCGGCTGAACTTTGGCACGACGCGCGCCGTACTGAACGATGCACTGGGCCGGATGCAGACGGCGTTGAACGGCACCCGGCGTGGTTAG